Proteins from a single region of Mucilaginibacter daejeonensis:
- a CDS encoding RNA polymerase sigma factor: MSASVSDTEILAKFQDERTRNEAFNLLLKKYQQKIYWHVRRMVIDHDDADDLVQDIFIKVWKNLPGFRNDAQLYTWMYRIATNECITFLNKKKQKNNIPLDDVSYELAESLADSTYLSGDKVQLKLQQALLTLPDKQRLVFNMKYYDDLKYEEMSEILGTSVGALKASFHLAVKKIEAYLTSND; this comes from the coding sequence ATGTCAGCATCCGTTAGCGATACCGAGATACTTGCCAAATTCCAGGACGAACGAACCCGGAACGAGGCATTTAACCTTTTGCTGAAAAAGTATCAGCAAAAAATATACTGGCACGTGCGCCGCATGGTGATAGACCATGACGATGCGGACGATCTGGTGCAGGATATCTTTATAAAAGTATGGAAGAACCTGCCGGGTTTCAGGAACGATGCCCAGCTATATACCTGGATGTACAGGATTGCTACTAATGAGTGCATCACGTTCTTGAATAAAAAGAAGCAGAAGAACAACATCCCGCTGGATGATGTGTCGTACGAGTTGGCCGAATCGTTGGCCGATTCGACCTACTTAAGTGGCGACAAGGTACAGTTGAAGCTGCAACAAGCCTTGCTTACACTGCCTGATAAACAGCGGCTGGTGTTCAACATGAAGTACTATGATGACCTTAAATATGAAGAGATGTCAGAGATATTAGGAACGAGCGTTGGGGCATTGAAAGCATCATTTCATCTGGCTGTCAAGAAGATAGAGGCCTACCTTACGTCTAACGATTAA
- a CDS encoding M23 family metallopeptidase: protein MIKKLLILLGCSSSFVFNSQAQDIIQSKKYPVGAFQYPLDLPPSTAGSFGELRSMHFHSGLDFRTNRQTGYPVHAAMYGYVSRLRVQTGGFGNAVYLTHPNGYTTVYGHLDHLVPELAEAVRKYQYDHQSWEVDFRLQPFQFPVTKGQLIAISGNTGASGGPHLHFEIRDSLTEETINPQLFGLTIADKISPAISSIAVYQLNGHPFSENTPRSYYSVSGAAGNYHLTKPETLFLSGDIGFGISTSDQNSSSVNRNGIYSLELKLDGRTVYTFAVERFAFDQTHAINAYIDYPLYLKTRRTIQKCFILPGSKITVYPQSENRGIISFRDTMLHDVEYVVKDIAGNTSNLKLKVQASIPKDRPIVNYTGTKFSYDKRNEFSNGPVKVIVEPGNLYDDVDFNYSVLPQKPGAYSAVHHIHNRLTPIHANFELWIKPDASIGNLTNKAVIVNTVAGSVGGIYQDGYVKAKPAAFGDFHIKVDTTAPVITPINIKQGANLKAVRSINLRASDDLSGIRSITAKIDGKWVLLQQDYRTRIFRHNFEDGLAAGKHIFEVTVVDNKDNSRQYTAEFYR from the coding sequence ATGATCAAAAAGCTACTTATACTGCTTGGCTGTTCGTCGTCATTTGTATTCAACAGCCAGGCTCAAGACATTATCCAAAGTAAAAAATATCCTGTAGGCGCATTCCAGTACCCGTTAGACCTGCCACCCAGCACGGCCGGCTCTTTTGGCGAACTGCGCTCCATGCATTTCCATTCAGGGCTCGATTTCAGGACCAACAGGCAGACAGGATATCCTGTACACGCCGCTATGTATGGTTATGTGTCTCGTTTGCGGGTGCAAACCGGCGGCTTTGGCAATGCGGTCTATCTGACCCATCCTAACGGATACACCACCGTTTATGGACATTTAGACCATTTAGTACCCGAACTGGCCGAAGCAGTGCGCAAATACCAATATGACCATCAAAGCTGGGAGGTAGATTTCAGGCTGCAGCCGTTTCAGTTCCCGGTAACCAAAGGGCAGCTGATCGCCATATCGGGTAATACGGGAGCATCGGGTGGGCCGCATTTGCACTTCGAGATACGGGATTCACTTACTGAGGAGACCATCAATCCGCAATTGTTCGGACTGACCATTGCTGATAAGATCTCACCGGCGATCAGCAGCATAGCAGTGTACCAGCTCAACGGCCATCCGTTCAGTGAGAACACGCCGCGTAGCTATTACTCGGTAAGTGGCGCCGCGGGCAACTATCACCTCACCAAACCTGAAACGTTATTCTTAAGTGGCGATATAGGGTTCGGTATCAGCACCAGTGATCAGAATAGCTCATCGGTCAATCGTAATGGTATCTACTCACTTGAACTGAAATTGGATGGTCGCACGGTGTACACCTTTGCGGTGGAACGATTCGCTTTCGATCAAACGCACGCGATCAATGCATACATCGATTATCCTTTATACCTCAAGACCAGGCGTACTATCCAGAAGTGCTTCATCCTTCCGGGCAGCAAGATCACCGTTTACCCGCAAAGTGAGAACCGGGGCATCATCAGCTTCCGCGATACTATGTTGCACGATGTGGAATACGTGGTTAAAGACATCGCCGGCAATACCTCCAACCTTAAACTAAAGGTGCAGGCCAGCATTCCAAAGGATCGCCCCATCGTCAACTACACAGGTACTAAATTTAGCTACGATAAGCGTAACGAGTTCAGCAATGGCCCTGTCAAGGTCATTGTAGAACCGGGCAACCTGTACGATGATGTTGATTTCAATTACTCGGTGTTGCCGCAAAAGCCGGGCGCGTATTCGGCCGTGCATCACATCCATAACCGCTTAACCCCTATCCATGCTAACTTTGAGTTATGGATCAAGCCTGATGCCAGCATAGGCAACCTTACTAACAAAGCAGTGATAGTGAATACTGTTGCAGGAAGTGTAGGCGGTATCTATCAGGACGGTTATGTGAAAGCAAAACCTGCGGCATTCGGCGATTTTCATATCAAGGTGGATACAACAGCTCCAGTGATCACCCCTATCAATATCAAGCAGGGTGCAAACCTTAAAGCTGTGCGCTCGATCAATTTGCGAGCCAGTGATGACCTTTCGGGTATCAGGTCAATAACAGCAAAAATCGATGGCAAATGGGTGTTGCTTCAGCAAGACTACCGGACCCGTATATTCAGACACAATTTCGAAGATGGCCTTGCCGCAGGGAAACACATTTTTGAAGTAACGGTTGTTGACAATAAAGACAACTCCCGCCAGTACACAGCCGAGTTTTATCGATAG
- the bcp gene encoding thioredoxin-dependent thiol peroxidase produces MATLKEGDKAPDFTAKDQNGKTVSLSDHLGKTVILYFYPKDDTPGCTAEACNFRDNYQSLVAQGFDVIGVSVDSERSHKKFETKYSLPFTLIADEDQKIVNDYGIWVEKNMYGKKYMGTQRTTFIIDPEGKISHIITKVDNPNASQQVLDLLKA; encoded by the coding sequence ATGGCAACATTAAAAGAAGGCGATAAAGCGCCAGACTTTACCGCAAAAGACCAGAACGGCAAAACCGTATCATTAAGCGACCACTTAGGCAAGACCGTTATCTTATACTTCTACCCCAAGGATGACACCCCGGGCTGTACGGCCGAAGCATGCAACTTTCGCGATAATTATCAGTCGCTGGTAGCGCAAGGATTTGATGTGATCGGCGTAAGTGTGGATAGCGAACGCTCACACAAAAAGTTCGAGACCAAGTACAGTTTGCCATTTACCCTGATCGCCGATGAGGACCAAAAGATCGTTAACGATTACGGCATTTGGGTGGAAAAGAATATGTACGGTAAAAAGTATATGGGCACCCAACGTACCACCTTTATCATTGACCCTGAGGGCAAGATCAGCCACATCATTACTAAGGTGGACAACCCGAACGCATCGCAGCAGGTGCTTGACCTTTTAAAGGCTTAG
- a CDS encoding fumarylacetoacetate hydrolase family protein: protein MKIIAIGRNYAEHAKELNNPVPTTPVIFMKPDTALLKDNKPFYHPDFSQDVHHEIELVLKISKEGKHISEKFASGYFDEIGLGIDFTARDIQARHKERGLPWELAKGFDGSAPISEFLPKEQFGDLYDLNLKLDVNGQTRQNGNTKDLLFSFEKLIAFVSQYITLKKGDLIFTGTPEGVAAVKQGDHLQGYLNEHKLLDFYVK, encoded by the coding sequence ATGAAGATCATTGCTATAGGCCGTAACTACGCCGAACACGCTAAAGAATTGAACAACCCCGTGCCTACTACGCCGGTGATATTTATGAAGCCCGATACGGCTTTGCTGAAAGACAACAAGCCCTTCTATCACCCTGATTTTTCGCAGGACGTACATCACGAGATCGAGTTGGTGCTTAAGATCAGCAAGGAAGGCAAACACATTAGCGAAAAGTTCGCCTCAGGTTACTTTGACGAGATTGGCCTGGGCATAGACTTTACCGCCCGTGATATACAAGCCCGCCACAAAGAAAGAGGCCTGCCCTGGGAGTTGGCTAAAGGCTTTGATGGCTCAGCACCGATCAGCGAATTCTTGCCTAAAGAGCAATTCGGCGATCTTTACGATCTGAACCTAAAATTGGACGTGAACGGCCAGACCCGCCAGAACGGCAACACCAAGGACCTGCTGTTCTCTTTCGAAAAGCTGATCGCGTTTGTGTCTCAATATATTACCTTAAAAAAGGGCGACCTGATCTTTACAGGTACACCTGAAGGTGTGGCCGCCGTAAAACAGGGCGACCATTTACAGGGTTATTTGAACGAACACAAACTGCTCGACTTTTACGTTAAGTAA